AACTTCTGCGCTAAGAGAGCACCTCTCGTCAGCACAAGTAATGAAAACAATGTGATATTGATCGAAGGAGTTTTTCCATGACCTCCATCCCTGATCGCATTGAGGTACCTTGTTTCTTGCTTCCTTGTATTTCAACTGCTACTTCTGGTTAGCAAATAACGAGTTAGCAGGGTTTTTATGATGTTTATGTCTGACATGTATCATTTTTCAGTGTAGGAAGCTACAAAATGGGTTGCACGAGTTCACGGAAGTACAATTTACGACTTATGGTCCACAACCAACTATTCGATAAAATCCTTTACTACAATATATACAATGCACACGAGCGCGCATGCGCAGACATTTCTGCTCAACCTCCCAGACAGCAAGAATGCTGCAAACACTGGCCATAAGAATGCTCTTCTGCATAGTCACTCGATGCAAGTAAGTTAACCTGCATAaatttttatagaatttaGTCATCCCCCAGTTAAACTTTCAACAACAAATAATGATGGGTTATATTACATTCTACCTTGATAATCTCCGACTTGGAGCTAGGTCTGGTAGCAGTGGCTAATATACTCATGTTAAAGTGCTGTTAAGAAAACACATAAAAGGTAGCGATTGTTGTGAGTGGGTTTCATaacagaatttttttttctaaacttAGCGAACAAAAGCACACAGCTAATCACAGTGCATCAACAACTCACCCTAAAAGGATCGCCCCTTAAGGACTGCACGAATATTGAATTTCCCAATTCATCCTGCAAAGAGGATGTGATTAGCATATGTGCTTTAGATATGACGATCATAAACCTCATGAACCAATGTACCTCCAAATAAACATCTCTCAGTCGCTTTCCAGTTTGAGCACAGCATATGCGAACCACGTCCTCATCGCAACTTCCACTGATGATATAGTCCCTTCCATTCATGTAATATGACCGCGTATAGTTATGAGGATTTCCTGTCGATGCTATCTCAAACTTTGTGTGCAGCCTCCCATCTGCTGCCAAAAGTTGCTTAACCTGGCAAGTGACACCTCAAAAAATTAAGCCTCTCAacttcaaaattgaaaaaccaCCAGACCCTTGTAAAGGTGTACCTCGTTGTCAACAGCTGAAACAAGTAAGTAATGGTCATCAGGAGAAAAGCAAGCCATCACATTTCCTCTTGAGCTAGAAGCTGTATGACAAGGTTTCCTAAGGTTCTGTCGCAAATCCCACATCTTAACATCATGGTCAAAGGATGAGGTAGCAAACATATAAGGGGAATGATATGCAAATTTGGCAACATTTATTGGTTCACGGTGAAGATTACTGAACAATTGTAAACGTCTTCCACTGCCAACATCATATAGGGCAACGCCCTTGGAGTATCCACTAGCAAGGAGCCGGTCATCAGTTGAATTTACATGAAGAGATGTCAATTGCTCAAAATCTTCAAAAGTTGCACCAGTAGAGCTGCAACATGAGTCTGCAACTTCTGGTGACATGTTATTTATGTCAAATAACTTCATGGAACCATTATCTGAACCAGCAACAAGCTGCATGTTCAACACaaatgagaagaaaaaggaaacagTAAGAATTAAAACCACTCATGCTCTGACTAAATCTGAACATACAATAGACTGCTAACGCACACTGCTTCCAGGGCATCATATACCTTGGACGGAGACTTGTTGAGCCAACAAAGCCCCAAAACGCTACTCAATGCTCCAATGCATGGAATATAACCAACCACCTTCCCGTTTTCATGATTAGTAACCACTACTTCACCATCCAGAGTTCCAAAAACTATAAGACTTGGGTTTGAGGGATGGTACTCAAACTGCCTCGGACGAAGCTTCTTGTTTTCTGCTTTACAGGTGTGGTTGAAATTGGATAGTGGATGTAACCGCGGCCAAGATGAGGACCCAAGTTTGGCAGCACAAAGAGACCTCAGGAAAAAATTCTGACCATTTCGATGAGGATATAATTGTTTTGGCTTGAATGGTTTCTGGAAGTGTACACCATTTGTCCCCATTTCACGTTTATTCAAAACACTAACAACACTTTCTTTGTGCCGTCTCTTATAAGGTAAGTATTCATAGTACTTTGCAGACGTCATCTTGGCCAATTCCCTTTCTGTCATTCCAACAGGAAAATTATCTAGAACTTCCAGACCAGGCAGCGAAGATATGATATACTCCCGGTAATGTTTCTCAAAGCATATGGGCGAAGGATGATGAGTTACAAAGTTCTTTAATGTAATACTCGCATTTCTTGAGGCTTTCTTACCCTCACTCACAAGGGTTTCATCGTTTTCTTGAACCTATAGTTTGACAAACAAACTGTCAGTTTGACTAATTAAATTGTCTCCAAAATAACAGTTTGGTTGTATTCTTACCTCAGTCAGCAATTTCTGTTGCACTTCTAAACCAAGACATGATCCAGTTTCCTTGCAACATAAACAGCTTTGGAACCGTAGTTCTAGTAAACAAGGAAGTCTTGACAGAGCACCAGTCGTGGTAAGGAGATTGGAAATTCTTGTCTCACAAATTGAAAGATACAACAGATTTGGCATGCAAGAAAAACAGTCCCTCCGCAAGCTACCGAGTGAAGTACAAAAGTCGAGATTAAGGGTGTGTAGTCGCAAAAAGCTTCCAACCATGTCGAGTTTCTTGATATGAACAGACCTCAAGTTGAAGACTTGGCAAGCCAAAGAACCCTGACAAAGATCCCTAGTAAAAATCCAAAACAACAATGCGTCATTCATATAGAAATATGTGCACTTCAATaacaaaacaatttcaaatttcaCAATCATGTAAACTGAATAAGTAATGGCAGAATGAAGATATCAGTGAATGAAAATATTATACAAAGAAGTGAATTACTTTGTGTATTGAAGACACATTCTTAGTGTCGCTAGTGAatgtgaaaaaataaaaatgaacaaGATCAATAAACTGAGAATAAGGATACAGACCGCAGAAATTCTTTCCCCAAAGACAAACCCTGGAGATCGACAACTCGAAGCTTTGCATTAATTCCCTTTATCAAATCCATGACACGCTCTGTGGCCAAGTCACTATGGAATTCCAACAATAAGTCAACTGCATGAATATGAGAGGAGTCTTTCGAAATAAGCACATCCTTCAGTGGCAAAATGTCAGCATCCTTTAGCTGATCTAATGAAACTGTTAAACTACACTTCTCATTCTGAGAACTCTGAACTTTGGCCTGAACAATATTAACAGACAAACAAAAGTTAATAGCTAACACTCTAATTGGAAAGAAgaatttttttgatttttaagAGAACCTGAGTAAACCATGAGAGAACTGCTGAATTGGGCTCCACCTCATGCTTTCTGCAAGAATTGAGGTACCTGCATATAGAACAAGAGATTTAACAATTACAAAATCCATCATCAAAAACCAAATAAATAAGGTAACAACATCCTTGGTGAAGTATAAACAAACAGAAACAAATTACGCATCACGGCACTAAACAAACATGGTAACGATCTCCATGAAAGCATAGCACTCACATGCAAGTGATCTCCATGGTATTGCCGCTTTACACTCAGATTGTTAATTTACTAGAGTCAGATGTCAACATATAAAATTCGATCGTACCCCTAGTCCATGGGTTAGACACTGAAAGTTTTCCAAAAACCTGTAAATCTCCTCCATTTGAGGAAGTGGAGTATCTCCAGCTCCGAATCTATACACTCGCTTATCAATCTCAATTGCACTGTACCCAGGGACCTTCCTCAGACCAATATCTTTCATCATTAATCTCACATTTCCAAATTCCTCCCAGTTCCCTCCTTCAGCATATATGTTAGAAAATAAGGTGTAGTAGCCACTGTCATCTGTTTTAATATCTAAAAGGTCTTTTTGAATGCTTTTAATCATGTCCATCCTCTGGTGGATTCGACATCCATTGAGCAGGGCGCCCCATATGCTGGCATCAACAGAAAATTGTATTGATTTGATGATATCATAGGCTCCTTTAAGATCACCTGCTCGACTTAGAAGGTCAACTATACATGCGAAATGTTCTGCATTGGGTTCAATGCCGAAATCCTTCATTGATCTAAAATATATCCTTCCTTCTTCAACAGCACCTGCATGACTACAAGCTGAAAGAATATTCATAAAGGTAACCTCATTTGGTTCAATTCCAGCTTCTAACATTTGACTGAAGAGTGATATGGCAGCATGTATCTTGCCATGCACTCCATATGCGGCGATCATGACACTCCAAGACACAACACTTCTTTCTATCATCATATCAAATACACCTTGAGCAGACTGAAGGTCACCACACTTGGCATACATGTCAGTTAGAGCTGTATCAACAAAGAGGTCTTTCCAGATACCATAGGTTATGAGCTTGTGGTGAACCCATTTTCCCTTTTCTAAATAACCTAATTCGGAGCAGGCTTGAATAACACTTAAGATTGTGACTTCATCAATCTCAAGACGATTCATGTAAATTTGGTCAAAAAGATTGATCGCCATGACAGAGTTACCACAGCGAGAAAATCCAGAGATCATAGAATTCCATGTTATGATACCAGGAGTTTTCATCGTGTCAAATATCACGTATCCTGAATCTACAAACCCACATTTTGAGTACATATCAATTAGTGAGTTCAACACAAACTCGTCCAAACAGCCTCTTTTGACTACGTGACCATGTATCTGATGCCCAAGCTCTAATGAACCCATCTTTCCACAAGCTGCGAGAGCACTTGACATGCCGAATGCATCTGGCATTAGTCCTTGGGACTGCATCCGCACAAAGACTAGCAATGCCTCTTTCAGGAGACCTTTCTGACAATAAACTGAGATAACTGTATTCCAAGGAACGACATTTCTGAGTCCAATTGTATTAAGAATCTCCTGACAATACCTTACTCCCCCTGTTTCAGCATATAACTCCAACAGTGCTGATCCTAAAAATTCAAGTTCAGGGTCTACAGCCTTTCTAATAACATATCCATGAACACTTTTCCCGTCTCTGATCAATCCTAACCCAACACAAGACATTAAAACACACATCAACGTCACAGAATTCGGCTCCACCCCACACTCAAGCATCCTCACAAACACACCTCGCGCCTCCACAAAACAACCACCTTGATTGTAACCAGAAATCATCGCTGTCCACGACGCGGTATGCCAGCAACTAGCACTACGAAAAACCCTCTCAGCACTCTGCAAGTCACCACACTTGCCATACATTGTAATCAGCGAACTATCCAAACCCTCATCCTTCCTAATCTCCCTCCTCACAACAAAACCATGCGCCGCCCTCGCTCCCCTCCACCACCCCAACTTCCCACAACCCTCACACACACCCAGCATTGTAACCGAGTCCGGCACAACACCTCCCATCATTACCATCTCCCTAAACATGCCCAGCCCTCGACTCACCTCCCCATTCTCCACACAAGACAAAACAACCGAACTCCACGACACAGTGTCTCTCACAGACATTTCACCAAACACTCTCATTGCCTCATCCAGCCACCCCATCTCCCCATACAAACCGACCAACGCAGTTTCGACAACGTTGTCCCCATCGAACCCGCACTTCACGACTCTCCCATGCACTTCTCTCCCGACACGCATCTCCCCACAGCCGGAACACGCTCTCAAGACAGAAGGGAAGATGAAGCGAGTTGTGGGGATGTCGTGTCGGATCATGTGGTGGTAGAGGGAGATGGAGCGGTGGTAATGGCGGGACCAGGTGGAGCATTTGATGAGGACGCCGAACATGAAGGGGTCGGGGTTGGGGAAGGAGTGGAAGAGGAGGGAGGAGGAGTGGAGGGAGCCGAGGTGGGAGTAGGACTCGATGAGCTTGGTGGAGGCTTGGGGGTGGCGGTGGAGACCGGAGACGAGGAGATGGGCGTGGAGTTGGGATAGCGTACGAAGAGAAGTACATGACCTGAACAAGGGCATGTACTGCGTCATGGTGTAGCGGGCATACGAGGTTTGAAAGAGAGACAAGAAGAAGCAGAGAATAGAGTCTTGTCTTTGGAAGAAAGATGAGGACTTTACTAGAgcaaccaaaaacaaattacTAAAGACATTAAGAATATAGAATTTACTTTTActtcaattaaaaaaacaaacaggGCTCGATAAATTTTCGTTGTCGAGAACTGATAAGGTACGAGTGATTTTTCGATTTGAAAAAATTTACAAGTAGTAAAACAAAAATGCAGGCGTTGTTAATGAAGTTTTAGCGCAGACGGCTGAAATATGTGTTGTTAATGAAATACGTGACGGGGTATTATTTTTGAACACATAAATGCCACTTGTTGGTTTGGTGGACGGGGTTATAGCGAATCGGTTTGAAGGAACTAAGTGAGGCAGAAATCAATAAACAGAAATCCCGTTGATCCAACTAGGCAACAGAACCTTCCTAAAATCAGTAGCAACTTTGTGTTACCAACAAAACTCATGGACAAAAAAGAGCTCAAACCCAAACACGCATGGATGAAACTGAACATGCATCGGTGTATGTATGGGCAGAAAAGCTCCAAATCTCTTTAAGAGCATACCAAATTTGCCAAAACAAAAGGATGGGTGTTCCAGAGCAGCAAAAACGATCTGTTATAAGCAAACCAAACAGCaagacgagagagagagagagagagagagagatgaataCCGAGCTTCTAAGCTGCTGCCGGAGATAGCCATGATGAGATGAatggcttcttcttcttcttcttcttggttcTTAGTTGCAAAGTTGATTGTGTATCAGAGTAGTGGAGAGTTAAAGTAGTGCAATGCAATATTGGAGTGGAGTCTCAGTGTGAGAATGATTGAGTTGGTTGTGAAAACGGAATGGGAAGGGGAAGCTTCCCCAAAACAAGGTACAGACTATGATATGGTGTGTACGGAATATAGGTGGGAGGAGTGGGGAAGACAGAGAGAGAACCAAATGTGGAAAAGGGAAGATAAGCACAACCACAGTTCCCCATATCATCTCACGTTCTCACTCACAGCTCtgtctcttctctctctctctctctctccctctctctctccctcttctctTTGTCCATTACTAATCCCACTCTACCTGATGGTCAAACATTGATCACTAATAGTATAATTTTTGAAgatatttcattttattttggaaatatttgaatttttaatcCAAGTTGAGCTGGCATAGTCGATTTATATCCAATATTACAAGTTGATTTTTTAATGATTACGACATTAACATCATCTTTATCCATTTATGATACTATTGGGCATCAATGTAAGAAACCAAGATTAAATTCAATAGTTGGTCGCAAAGATTATTTTGGGTTAAATTCAATACCGATGCAAGTTAGGTCGCAAATGAGGCATATATGCAAGTTAACTTATTTTTCAGTACTTTTCAGAAATTACGTGGTAATGTCTAGTGGTATCTTATTTTAATCACCATTTGATATTtagaatttaatttttaaaaaaaaatcatatttaagctattttatcaaaaattattttgggttttttctAAAACAATACACCTTACACTCTAATatcataaaccctaaactctaaaactcTATATCCTAAACTTTAAATTCTAAATCTGAAATTTTagttcaaaattatcaatacatataaatatcatttcacaaataataaaaatatgtaaaattataattttagtgtaataaattcatgtgtcaaaatataaaagGTGATGATGACTATTGAACATTGACATGTGATTCTCCAGGAGCACTgaaatttttttcataaatGAGACAATGTTGTAAAGATTCTCTGGATTATAGAAGGTTATTGATTAGAAATTTGAATCTCAGCTTGTGAAAAACATCCACTAGGAGGGGTCATACCTAAATTATTCATGGAATCATAATGATAGTGATCTATGTTAGCGAGTCAATGACGAAAACGGATTCGATGCACCTTCCGTTTTAACGGTGTATGCACACCAGCCAATATATTTGTAACACGTGGTCTTTCACAGTCTTCcataaacaattgaaaaaagtTCATTTATTTTGTCATTAGATTACTCTTTTGCCCCATtttcgctctctctctctctctctgttgaaTCAAATCTCGTCTCTCTCTGGGCATCATTCTCGAATTAGTTGGATAACAGCGATGCCGGACCATCATTATCATCAttcttttcttcatttgaTATGTGAGACATTTCAAACATTCATAGTTCCACTCAGCAAAGCTCTTATACAGTTCTACTACATGACATATACCTCAATCGATATTTTCCGATGAGCCGAACAACATACATGCGAGATCTATCTGCTTTTCTCTTTCCAGAAAAACCACAACACGCCGGGAACCGAAACGATGTCGTGATGAGTCAGCGGCTGAGCGGCGACGAGAAGCGGAagagcagagagagagagagagaaattaaGGGAGAGATGGATGACTGACGAGGACTAGTCTGAAAATCGCCACTATAATTTCATTGCCCAAGTGATGATTGTGTTAATTTGCTGAAGTAGATGCATAATGAAGACCACTGTTAATGGATGCTGATCATTGTTGCTTGGCATGATGACAACGATCATAAACCCATATACACGTGAGAGAATGATGAATAAGAGGgtaaaaattgaaacttaaaaTAAGGTATTAATTTGATATCAAAAGTTGAAAACCACGTGTCATCTAAAGCATAAAATTGTGTATACACTCCCGTCAATGACTACTCCTAGGGCTGGATTTGGTAAAAAAACTGATCACTTTTTCCCCCAACCGTTTACCGACCGACTTGTATCACTAATGCGGATCTTGAAACCGTTGCCGAGCCAAAGTGCTACTACACCGACTCAATCGACAACCAGAATTCTCGGTTGGTAACGTTCGATTACCGACCAAAAGTTGAAGGACCTTGGATGAAGGCTGCAAGAGAAGTTGCAGTAGTTGaaatcttcaatttttttggaGAAGGTATAGATCTGAAAAGTACAAggaaatataaaaatagatTCAAGGAGGAAAGAACTAGAAATTGAATGTCTGGGTAACTATTCTTCAATTGATTGGATGGAAGGAGCCAATGAGGAGATGAATAGAAGCTTTGTTTTCAAAAGCTTGGATGAATGGAAGAAGGACCGTCACGTGTTCTATTAATTGAAGGAGACAGATATGATAAATATAGTTTTTGTTCAATAAGTAACAAGGAGAACacatttaaccaaaaaaaaacaaggagAACACGTGGTGTAGTGGTCTGAGGGATTGTTGTGCATGTTCCGTCTTCTCGAATCCAAAGCATTATTTATAGCATCCGATGTATATTGTGACACACTAAATTGatattatttattaagttgaCATCAATCGTCTTTGATCCAAGTGTGATATAATATAATCATTTAATGTTTTTAATGTGTTTTGTACCTTTTCATTACAATTTATATGTTATAATTTAATTACAATTTTACtctaataaattataaatttaatgaGTGTATTATGAattaaaacttgaaattttatttcataaaaattaaaattacatgaaatttaactaACTTAAGTtacataaattataattaagtaGTTAGAAAATACTAACATTCATGATCATTTGGTGCATCGACCGACATTTCCGGATAATAATCATCATCAGATGACGAGAACAGCTAGTTTTGTATTTTCTATAATTATATAGCCAAAAGACTatgaaaactaaaattaaaattatcttATGATGAACGATTTCCTTTTATCTTATTTcatacaaattaaaattaaaattacatgaCAACTTAACTAGTTTAGTGTTATAGTATAatatttcaacaaaaaatatatatagtttttctttttcaaataatgaaatatatatatatatatatatatatatttactaaaCAATGGTGATAttaatttatgaaattattcactaaaataataataaaaaataacttTTAAAAGCGGAACCCACGTATGCTATTAGACCACAAAAGTGTGTCAGAAGTAACCCCAAAGAGCTATGTCTAGCCACTTAGGGCTacttttgacacacttttgtGGCACAGTAGCCCATGAATTGGACGCGGAGTGTGCCACAATAGCTCATGGTTTGGAGAAGGCCTTAGAGGTAAGGGTTTCGACTCTTGCCTCTAGCAATTCTCAGTAGTGCTATGATAACCTATTTTGCAATTGGGCCGAGATTATACATATTTATATTGAAATACGTATACATAATAGAATTTGATATGGTATGGTTTTACCATATTATATGAAATTCTATACCACTACCGTTTCGTATTCTCTCAATTGGTTCGATTGTGCTGTACCGACCAAATACGGCCGAACCTCTGTCTATCGACACGTGTTGATTCGGCTGGTAGGCAATTGGTTGGTTTCGTTGCACAACCCTACAACTGAGCCCAATACTAATGTTGGATCGGAAGTGAAACGTTGGATACCGTTAATGAAATTGTTtgcatatttttttctaagaATAAAAGACCAGCGACCGTGCCTCGGATCTTTTCATTATGAATAACTAATcgtgtttgtgtaatttttaagttttgtgAATATGGACTACGTAACAGGTTTGCCCTTAATCCAGTTTCAGGCAACAGTTTTATGTATATAGCAACTCCTTTCTCTTGTCAATCTATGCTTGTATGGCTGACTACTCACAGCCCATCGTGGATCGCAATCAGAATGAAGACTTGCATCAAGAATCGATAATGACTAGTGAGACTTGCAACAAGTTATCTTTCTTTTTGGAATAGAGCCGTTCCGAACTCATTCGTATTACGCGCAACCCTGTCCTTCAAGGTCCTTCAATCAAACAGCTCTTATTGTGCACGCCGGAATACGTTCCACTCATAAGGTCCTTCAAACAGCTCTTATTGTGTAGGGTGGTGTGAATGGTATCCCCCATCTCTTTAGAGGACTGCAACACAGAAAAAAGGGGATACTCCATACATGTTTTCCCTGTGCCCTTTTCTACACTTTTCTGGTAAGATGACTCACAGCAAGCTGGAGtgattctttcttcttcatcaaacTAGTTCTACTTATTTGCAAAATAATAATGACAACATGCAAATGGTGAACCGGACTCTATAATGAATTGGGCTCCCAAAGAAGCGAGACCAATGCCTTTGATTTGCCATCGGTCTCACTCTCACCAAACATaatcaaaccagaaatgacCATAGAATCTAATGTTGGTGACACAATCACTACACAATTAAATACGACACTTATGCTAACGACAAACCCAGTTAAGGAAAATTACTTAACCACCAACCACTAAACCCTAGAGCATCAAATCTCGTGACAAAGTAAATATGCAAAGtaaaaaaacacaaattaCTTTGGCCACCAACCTAAATGAACAGCTGTTACCACTTTACAGATCTAAATGCAAACTAAAATAACAAGCAAAATGCtaaagtaattgtaaaaaaaggACAAAAGCAGTTTGTGTCTCCAAAAGAATACAAAAGAACCAATCCACAAGGCACCACCACCAgtccaccaccacccatacagagcgagagagagagccagtaaaaataataataattcaatAGAGGAAAACAAATGGTAAAAATTAAATATCCAACTCTAAGGGGTCTGTAATAATGGACAAGGACAAGGACAAGGCCAAGGTTAACAAAAGATTAAAATAATAGAGGACCAAACATTACAACATCATCTCTGTGTCCTCCTCGTCTTCtactcttcttcctcatcatctaGAACAACAAGGCCATGATCACACCACATCCCAATGCAATGGATCCAACCACCTTGTATTGCACCTTCTCTGCTCCACTCTGCAATTTCCACCAATTTCAAAAACCAAATTCAGATACCCAATAAATaaattctgattttgaaacaaaataaaaataataatgtttTAGCAAGGACAGATAATTATATCCATCACAAGGTGCTTGCTATAATGACACTGACAGTTCGATTCTTTACTATGGGTAATTAAGTAATTCACCAATTTTAGCCTACCACCCTCGTCTGCCACCGACGGTGGCGCGTGAGCTAACCATCATCCCGGATCGGCTCATTACCAGATCTAAAATACCGACTTCACACTGTCGCTCCTGTCCCACGCATCTAAAAGCGCGTGAGATAGAACAACAGAAAAGCTAAAACCGGTTTACTGTATCTGTATCTCAGAGACTTGGAAGTCTCTATCTAAGTAGCTACACGAAAACGGTGCTTCGTAACTGTGAGTGAGACTGTGGGAG
This genomic interval from Argentina anserina chromosome 1, drPotAnse1.1, whole genome shotgun sequence contains the following:
- the LOC126805081 gene encoding protein DWD HYPERSENSITIVE TO UV-B 1-like isoform X1 produces the protein MAISGSSLEARYLNSCRKHEVEPNSAVLSWFTQAKVQSSQNEKCSLTVSLDQLKDADILPLKDVLISKDSSHIHAVDLLLEFHSDLATERVMDLIKGINAKLRVVDLQGLSLGKEFLRDLCQGSLACQVFNLRSVHIKKLDMVGSFLRLHTLNLDFCTSLGSLRRDCFSCMPNLLYLSICETRISNLLTTTGALSRLPCLLELRFQSCLCCKETGSCLGLEVQQKLLTEVQENDETLVSEGKKASRNASITLKNFVTHHPSPICFEKHYREYIISSLPGLEVLDNFPVGMTERELAKMTSAKYYEYLPYKRRHKESVVSVLNKREMGTNGVHFQKPFKPKQLYPHRNGQNFFLRSLCAAKLGSSSWPRLHPLSNFNHTCKAENKKLRPRQFEYHPSNPSLIVFGTLDGEVVVTNHENGKVVGYIPCIGALSSVLGLCWLNKSPSKLVAGSDNGSMKLFDINNMSPEVADSCCSSTGATFEDFEQLTSLHVNSTDDRLLASGYSKGVALYDVGSGRRLQLFSNLHREPINVAKFAYHSPYMFATSSFDHDVKMWDLRQNLRKPCHTASSSRGNVMACFSPDDHYLLVSAVDNEVKQLLAADGRLHTKFEIASTGNPHNYTRSYYMNGRDYIISGSCDEDVVRICCAQTGKRLRDVYLEDELGNSIFVQSLRGDPFRHFNMSILATATRPSSKSEIIKVNLLASSDYAEEHSYGQCLQHSCCLGG
- the LOC126805081 gene encoding protein DWD HYPERSENSITIVE TO UV-B 1-like isoform X2; translated protein: MEITCMYLNSCRKHEVEPNSAVLSWFTQAKVQSSQNEKCSLTVSLDQLKDADILPLKDVLISKDSSHIHAVDLLLEFHSDLATERVMDLIKGINAKLRVVDLQGLSLGKEFLRDLCQGSLACQVFNLRSVHIKKLDMVGSFLRLHTLNLDFCTSLGSLRRDCFSCMPNLLYLSICETRISNLLTTTGALSRLPCLLELRFQSCLCCKETGSCLGLEVQQKLLTEVQENDETLVSEGKKASRNASITLKNFVTHHPSPICFEKHYREYIISSLPGLEVLDNFPVGMTERELAKMTSAKYYEYLPYKRRHKESVVSVLNKREMGTNGVHFQKPFKPKQLYPHRNGQNFFLRSLCAAKLGSSSWPRLHPLSNFNHTCKAENKKLRPRQFEYHPSNPSLIVFGTLDGEVVVTNHENGKVVGYIPCIGALSSVLGLCWLNKSPSKLVAGSDNGSMKLFDINNMSPEVADSCCSSTGATFEDFEQLTSLHVNSTDDRLLASGYSKGVALYDVGSGRRLQLFSNLHREPINVAKFAYHSPYMFATSSFDHDVKMWDLRQNLRKPCHTASSSRGNVMACFSPDDHYLLVSAVDNEVKQLLAADGRLHTKFEIASTGNPHNYTRSYYMNGRDYIISGSCDEDVVRICCAQTGKRLRDVYLEDELGNSIFVQSLRGDPFRHFNMSILATATRPSSKSEIIKVNLLASSDYAEEHSYGQCLQHSCCLGG
- the LOC126805080 gene encoding putative pentatricopeptide repeat-containing protein At1g69350, mitochondrial, coding for MTQYMPLFRSCTSLRTLSQLHAHLLVSGLHRHPQASTKLIESYSHLGSLHSSSLLFHSFPNPDPFMFGVLIKCSTWSRHYHRSISLYHHMIRHDIPTTRFIFPSVLRACSGCGEMRVGREVHGRVVKCGFDGDNVVETALVGLYGEMGWLDEAMRVFGEMSVRDTVSWSSVVLSCVENGEVSRGLGMFREMVMMGGVVPDSVTMLGVCEGCGKLGWWRGARAAHGFVVRREIRKDEGLDSSLITMYGKCGDLQSAERVFRSASCWHTASWTAMISGYNQGGCFVEARGVFVRMLECGVEPNSVTLMCVLMSCVGLGLIRDGKSVHGYVIRKAVDPELEFLGSALLELYAETGGVRYCQEILNTIGLRNVVPWNTVISVYCQKGLLKEALLVFVRMQSQGLMPDAFGMSSALAACGKMGSLELGHQIHGHVVKRGCLDEFVLNSLIDMYSKCGFVDSGYVIFDTMKTPGIITWNSMISGFSRCGNSVMAINLFDQIYMNRLEIDEVTILSVIQACSELGYLEKGKWVHHKLITYGIWKDLFVDTALTDMYAKCGDLQSAQGVFDMMIERSVVSWSVMIAAYGVHGKIHAAISLFSQMLEAGIEPNEVTFMNILSACSHAGAVEEGRIYFRSMKDFGIEPNAEHFACIVDLLSRAGDLKGAYDIIKSIQFSVDASIWGALLNGCRIHQRMDMIKSIQKDLLDIKTDDSGYYTLFSNIYAEGGNWEEFGNVRLMMKDIGLRKVPGYSAIEIDKRVYRFGAGDTPLPQMEEIYRFLENFQCLTHGLGVRSNFIC